In Betta splendens chromosome 1, fBetSpl5.4, whole genome shotgun sequence, the genomic stretch GCCCATAAACTCACTGTCGACCACACTCCTGAGAGGAAGGATGAGAAAGAGAGGTACACCAGAATTATCACGGTTATtattggttggttggttttgtttttgttctcttaTCCTCCATTCTTTGCATTAAGGATAAAGAAGAGCGGCGGTTTTATTACCTGGAACAGTCTTGGACAGCCACATGTAAACGCCAGGTTGGCAATGACACGCAGCATAGGCGATTTTGACCTGAAGAACATGGGGGTCATTGCTGAGCCAGAGACCAAGAGAGTGTCGGTATGTATGGAAATCGAatctcagctcctcctgctctcatgTTGTCCCAAAATCTTTATCGATATGTTTTAATGCTGTTCTACTGCTTTCTTCAGTTGCATCATGTCCATGACTCCTTCCTGGCACTGACTACAGATGGCATTAACTTTATTATGAATAGCCAGGAGATCTGCGACGTTATCAACCAGTGCAACGACCCCAGAGAGGCAGCTCAGAGAATATCTGATCAAGTAAGACATTCATGCTTGACTTTGTATTTATCAAACCACGAGTTTGTAGGCCTGTAGGTATTATTTTAATTCTTCTGATTCCCTTCTCTCAGGCTCTTCAGTATGGGTCAGAGGACAACAGCACAATCATTGTGGTGCCCTTTGGCGCTTGGGGAAAGCACAAGGGTTCGGACACAAGTTTCTCCTTCAGCAGAAGTTTTGTTTCCAGTGGTCGCTGGGCTTAGTCGTCAGGACTGTATGGTCTGTAGACCTAATTAAGGTGTGCAATACAATCAAACATCAGTGGCCTAAAGGAAGCATAAAGGGTGTGACTTGTCCAAACAGTAATATCTACGGTGGTTATTTAGAGTAGTGTGATATTTATTCGCTTGTGTGAAATAAGTGGCAGTAAATTCATGAACATGCACTAAATTAAAACCATCCTTTTGAGTAAAAAGTTTTGTATTTTATAGGCCAATGACCTTTAAAGGTGCTTGTGTTTGAATGGCAGACAGTAATTCATGATGACATGCAAAAGTAGCTTAGCTAGGACCAGCATTCCACACTGTCTGCCATTCAGCTATATATTTTTAATCTATACACATATCCATAAATGGCAAGTTCATACAGTTTTAACTGAGTTCatacaattaatttaatttctaaCTATTTCACGGTAGAGCTACAACCACAAAAGAGTAACGAAATATAGTAATTAAGTTACTTTAATCAGCATGTATGGATGTATCTCAGAACATGTGATGTATCTGGGATATTTTTACCCTGAACAAGTAAGTTGGAACAAGTAATTGGTCTGACAGGTTCTTTCTTTAAGGTTTTGGGCTCAAAGGGTGTAAATTAAATGACAGGAATTTTATTGGCTTGTAGTTTGACAAACtagcatttgtttgttttcttcatttacCATCACTCACTTCAAGAACTTCCGCACATTACAGCTTCTGATCCTCTTTTCTTTGCACTTGGCAATTCCCCTGTGAAAACATGGATGGATGCCCCTTTTGCACAAATATGATAGTTTAACAAAACTGTGATTTTTCTGTGACCTGGTGAGTTATTAGTCTGTGTGAACAGAGGTTATAAATGTTCATAAGAACAGTTTTAAATAGCTGATATTAGCATAAGTGAAAATTCTTGCAATTCAAACAATATTCAAACTTGTTAAAGTGTTAATATCTGTACTGGTTTTAAACTGGTCTGGTTGTGGCGCTATGAAGTGTTCAGGGTACAGAAATGTAAAGTTTTGTAAATACTTATTCAAGTTCTCACGTGTACTTTTATAGTGCCGCAAAGTCTGTGCGTAGGATCTCCCACTCGCACACAGCACTGATGTGCTTCAGCTGTGTGAAGCTTCTGGTGTTTTATTGTAACTTGGTTACAGTAAGTCATTTCTTATTTGCGCTGTATGTGTCACTCTGAAAGTGCAACACGCACTTAATGCAGCAGTGGGGAGTTGTTTTGCCGAGAGCCATGAATGACAGTGTGAATGTTCGCCTAATGCCCTCCATGAGTAAACAACACAACCTGGTGGTCGTGGCTGACTGTGAGTGGACAGGTTTTGTTCAGCGACAGACCTGCTCACTGGTTTCTGTGAGCCTTTTTTGTGCTTGTTTAAGCTAGAAAAATGCAAAATTCATATTTATCTGCATTTATGTTCAGTCTGACGGAGCTGTCCGTTGTTTCCTCAAacctatattttatttaaatgttgtgAACTGCTTGTTTCTTCTTTAGGACTTTGTACATGGCACAACCTGCTTTGAAGTCTCATCATCTACTTCACCAAATGTTCAGTGTTTCATTTGTTACTGTACTTGTTTCATTGTAATCATTAGATCCGTGGACCTGTATCTGGGACCTACACGTGACTGTTCTACCAATGATAATAACTGGATTTTGGTCTAAATAACTTGTGAAATTAAAAATTACACATCAAAAACCAAATGCTGAGTGGCTTTGATTTTTCTACTTGTTCTCTGTTTGTGGAGGAATATTGCAGTTTGACTGATCTAAAGCTGAATGACTGATTATATTTAATATACCATACCTGGTGGTCTTGTGGTGTCAACCTCAGAACGTGGACACGGTGAAGGTTCGGTAATCTACTGATGATCTGCACTGAGTGGTGTGTGAAGGGTTAAAGCATTGTGTGAAGCGTGCGCTTGCTTGGGGAGGCACCTGTCGCCGCTGTCATCAGCTGATGTTAGTGAGCTCCAGGGCTGGAGGCTGCGGCAGCTTTCTCACACTTCATCCATCAGCTCGGTAAGTGCAGCAACACCTTCTGTACTTTATGATAGAGTAAACGCTTCCACAGGCAGGATGTCGACAGTACGCAAAGTGGATTTTACTCAGGTACAGGCTATGGCTTTATGgataataattaaaaacttACAAATCCGTTTTTGCAATATATTGATTAGGGGAATGCAGGACTTAAGGATTCAAATGACCTAGATTATGTAATTGTGTTTTATATCTTTTTAGTATATGTAGATATTGGTAGACCTGCAAAGCACTATTTGGTAGTTCATAGCAATTGCTATAAACATGAAACAGAATTCACTGTAGTTATGAATTTAAGGTTGCATATGGAGTGGGCTTTTTCTTCAGATCCTAGCAAAATTCTACTTGTGTTGCTTTATTTAATTAAGGTTAATTATTTGTAGTTACTTTGTTCACAATGTGAAACACGACGATGTGTCATTTTGTAACACATCAGCTTATGAATAGTCGCTGAAGATGATGGAGAAAGTCGGACACGTCAACATTGCAATGACAGAAGACACCGGGACCAATGGCAcccacaggtcaaaggtcagcgtggACCAGAACAAGCAGTCGTCTGGATCCACTGTGAGCTTCCACAACATCCAGTACAAAGTGCAGCTGAAGACTGGCTTCATCTGCAACAGACAAACCGCTTCCAGAGACATACTGCTGGACCTGAAGTCAGTCCTGAGTCCTCTACACGCTGTGTCTGTCACTCGCCAGGCATTTTAGCATTGTAGCTCTTTGGCATCTTCTCTGCCTGTTGAATCACAGCAGAGATTTTATGTTTACCTGACTTACTCAACCCTGTTTTCAAATGGCTCTTTCTTTACAGCAccaaactaaaaaaaagctCTAAACCCATCAAATCCCACTTAAGCAAGAATTATAATATAGGGAAGAATAAAATCTGTAAGTTCAGTCTACTGCAATAATTCTAAGTTGCTTAATTTGTGGAGACCATGTTACAGTGAAGGGAAAGTGAGACAATGGTGAATAGGCCtttatattgatttccttctgATGGTATTAAATACAGTTGGAAGCTGGATTTCCCATGGAAGACTGAATGATTTCACACAAGCGTTTTAGacttttcctccctcagtgtTAATTATATGATATTAAGCATGGTTTCTTGCATATAATCTCTCTGATGCACTAAAGATCAGTCTGCCAGGGAAACGAATTAAACACTGTCACGTGATCCGCTGCCAGTCTTTTAATTCCAGTTTATATCACTGACTCTTTCTAGCGTTTTTGTCTGGCTGTTCTCTGAAGTCGGAGGATTTGCTCTTTAGGTTTTTGACATAAAAGGGTTTTTGTCTGTAGATTTTCTGAAGAAATGCTCATTATATCCTTTAAAACTGCAGAAATCTTGTCAtgaacatttctgtttttgagGCGAAGGCAAGAAATAAATGTGTGGAAGTGCATGGAAGTTTCATCACATGTTTAGGATCATCTAATTGTAGCAATAAGGCAGAGAAGTGAACTTTTAAGATTAAACTACAACTTGGATGAAGACAGTTACGTATTATGTACATTTGTAcacatgtaggtgtgtgtttctgtctttcagTGGGGTAATGAAGCCTGGCCTGAACGCAATCCTTGGACCTACTGGAAGTGGAAAATCTTCGTGAGTCCTATGCAGATATCCATGAAGAAATATTGGCAAAATACtgagtatttattttttttttcatttagattCTTGGACATTCTGGCTGCAAGGAAAGATCCATCCGGTCTCTCAGGGAGGGTTCTTATTGATGGAGCACCACAGCCTCCAAACTTCAAGTGCCTCTCAGGATATGTGGTCCAGGTGAGTTTAATTATTTTACCTAAACCCAAATGAAAATCATTTTGTCATTGGAGCAGGTACGTCAGCGTAAAAACTGAAAACCAGCACATCATTCGTAGGGAATATAGTGATTTCCTTTTAAACTATGCACTTCTACTGTGCGAGATGCCacagtctgacctctgacctctgcgtTTGAATGGTCCTGTCTCGCCCTCAGGATGATGTGGTCATGGGCACGCTGACTGTGAGGGAGAACCTACacttctctgcagctctgcggCTGCCGAGCTCTGTGCCGCGCGGCGAGAAGGAGGCTCGGGTCGATCGCCTCATCAAGGAGCTGGGTCTCACCAAAGTGGCTGACTCCAAGGTTCCTACACACACGGTTCCCAGTGGCGATCTGAGGCCGAGACCGTGGACTGACGGCTGTTGTGCCGGCCTTGCGTGGGCGTTTCCCTCAGGTGGGAACGCAGACGAGCCGTGGAATCtcgggaggagagaggaagaggaccAACATCGGCATGGAGCTCGTCGCCGACCCCCCCGTTCTGTTCCTGGACGAACCCACCACAGGACTCGATGCCAGCACTGCTAACTCCGTCCTGCTCTTACTGAAGAGGTAAGGCTTGTGCTCCGATGCTGGTGCTAATCACGCGACTGTGCGGACGCTCATCTCATCAAAGGAGGAATGCCGGTAGACATTTAACTCTGTTTCCAGAATGGCCAGTCACGGAAGAACCATAATTATGTCCATCCACCAGCCTCGCTACTCCATCTACAGACTGTTTGACACTCTGACCTTGCTGGTCAGTGGTAAAATGGTGTATCATGGACCAGCCACTAAGGCCCTCAGCTACTTCGCCAACATTGGTGAATATTCAACTGAATAtgacttttttaataaaagataaaaacGTATGTACCTTCATATTGTTAGTGTGCAAgaacaatttaatttatttgaattaACCATTTTTTGATGTGTGTTCCAGGTTATCCCTGTGAGCCTCATAACAACCCAGCTGACTTTTTTCTGGATGTAATTAATGGAGACTTCACTACCACGATGAAAATGCACAGCTCTGAGGGTAATGAAGGCCTTGCACAGACAAAATCATTGCTGCTGTTCAGGTGTACTCATTCTACCTTAATTATTCATTGAGTAAACATGTATTGGTCTCTGTGGTCTTTAGTCATTTCCTCTTGGTTGCACTTGGCCAGATTTGGACTTCGAGGAGCTCAGTGGCTCCAGGCAGAGCATTGAAGAGCGTCTGGTGGAGGAGTACAGGAACAGCAGCGACTCCAGCGCCACACGGGCCGATCTGGACCGCATCGTCCAGGATGAGGAGTTTATGTTGCGCCCGCCATCTCATGTCCTCACCTACAACAACTCCTTCTGCCATCAGCTGCGCTGGGTGCTGAAGAGAACCTTCCAGAACCTCATGTTGAATCCACAAATATCTGTTGCCCAGGTAGACAGTACAGTAGGAATGGGTAAATCTGATGAGGCAAGGTGTGAAGCACTCCAAGAAGTAAAAAGAGCAGAAAATAACCCTCCCCCTGTTTCCACAATGAACAGCATTCATAGACAGCGCTTTGCAGAGGTCAAGGCTTAAAGCTCATTAGTCACCCCATGGCGCTGAAATGCCGTCAGAAGTCTCCTCACTTTAGGAATTATTAACAGCTAATTGGTCCTAAGTATGTCACAATAATTCTAGGCGCAGGACTTTAGGCGGTGTGGGCGCCGTAATCGGCTTTGGTAGCTGCAGTGACCCAAGTCCTGCCTCCTTGGACCAGGATCTGAACTGATATCATATCTGGCCAAAGCCCCCTGGCCGCGCTGTGGGACGCATCACATGACGGCGTCATGACCTATCCCTCCACCACATGAGGGTCTGAGGGGACGGGGTGAAAAAGGCTCAACCTCATTAGCTTATCCCTTCACCCTGGGAACCGCTTACTCCTGTCATAATCTGTAAATTGTGAGGATTAAAGCTTGTCCTGCTTTCACTTTTCTCACTCCTTTGTCACCGTACCCCAACGGTGAGTCTGCTTGACCCCTAATCGCCACAACATTGGCTTTTCTGTCAGTGAGAATATGATTAATGATTGATTTCCAGTC encodes the following:
- the abcg2d gene encoding broad substrate specificity ATP-binding cassette transporter ABCG2d codes for the protein MMEKVGHVNIAMTEDTGTNGTHRSKVSVDQNKQSSGSTVSFHNIQYKVQLKTGFICNRQTASRDILLDLNGVMKPGLNAILGPTGSGKSSFLDILAARKDPSGLSGRVLIDGAPQPPNFKCLSGYVVQDDVVMGTLTVRENLHFSAALRLPSSVPRGEKEARVDRLIKELGLTKVADSKVGTQTSRGISGGERKRTNIGMELVADPPVLFLDEPTTGLDASTANSVLLLLKRMASHGRTIIMSIHQPRYSIYRLFDTLTLLVSGKMVYHGPATKALSYFANIGYPCEPHNNPADFFLDVINGDFTTTMKMHSSEDLDFEELSGSRQSIEERLVEEYRNSSDSSATRADLDRIVQDEEFMLRPPSHVLTYNNSFCHQLRWVLKRTFQNLMLNPQISVAQLGVNIFLALIVGAIFFGVKNDQSGIQNRMGALFFITINQCFSTVSAAELFIIERKLFVHEYISGYYRVSVYFLSKVLSDMTLRTITSVIFSCIVYFMIGLKPTLAAFLIFTLTVTLVAYTATAMTMAISADQSVVALANIFMTITFVFMMIFSGLLVNLPTIMDWLAWLKYFSIPRYGLAALKINEFVDLKFCTEAVIRSTNTSTMSSCVNMAGLICTGEQHLHYLGLEYTTWGLWENHVALIVMMVIFLIIAYLKLRYTKKFT